The Hoplias malabaricus isolate fHopMal1 chromosome 9, fHopMal1.hap1, whole genome shotgun sequence genome contains a region encoding:
- the e2f5 gene encoding transcription factor E2F5 — MSSRCVPNGSSRHEKSLGLLAIKFVTLLQEAKDGVLDLKVAADSLAVKQKRRIYDITNVLEGIGLIEKKTKNTIQWKGEGSDCQPQELLEQVDLLKAQICELERQERELDMQKSCLQQSLKHLKEDPICCRYNYVTHEDICDVFTGDTLLAVMAPAGTQLEVPVPEVAQSGQKRYQVNLRSETAPIRVMLINRETNGSKPMVFSVPPPDDVFAMPTPPSTPAALQRFPVSSSEFYGSVNSQHKSGASEHQLTPSSTPPDVHMECHSDSPGGQCIMMMQEPLVGAETVVQPHGGLGGPEIQSMLDVGSLFRLNSVDQMKEEREGVADLIDEFMSSDVFPLLRLSPNSGVDYSFNLDDNEGVCDLFDVHILNY, encoded by the exons ATGTCGAGTCGCTGTGTTCCGAACGGCTCCAGTCGGCACGAGAAGAGTCTGGGTCTCCTCGCCATAAAGTTTGTAACATTACTTCAGGAGGCGAAAGACGGAGTCCTGGATTTGAAAGTG GCTGCTGACAGTTTGGCCGTCAAACAGAAAAGGAGGATCTATGACATCACAAATGTCCTTGAAGGGATAGGGCTCATTGAGAAAAAGACCAAGAACACCATCCAGTGGAA AGGAGAAGGTTCAGACTGCCAGCCGCAGGAGCTCTTGGAGCAGGTGGATCTTCTGAAGGCGCAGATATGTGAGCTGGAGAGACAGGAACGAGAGTTGGACATGCAGAAATCATGTTTGCAGCAGAGCCTCAAGCACCTGAAAGAAGACCCCATCTGCTGCAG ATATAACTATGTGACACATGAGGATATTTGTGATGTGTTTACTGGTGACACACTACTGGCAGTAATGGCTCCAGCAGGGACACAGCTGGAGGTCCCTGTGCCTGAGGTG GCTCAAAGTGGTCAGAAAAGATACCAAGTGAACCTGAGGAGTGAGACTGCGCCTATTAGAGTGATGCTGATAAACAGAGAGACGAACGGCTCAAAGCCCATGGTTTTCTCTGTCCCTCCACCAGACGACGTGTTTGCAATGCCCACTCCTCCCAGCACTCCTGCAGCTCTGCAGAGATTCCCTGTCTCTTCGTCAGAGTTTTACGGATCGGTGAACAGCCAACACAAGAGCGGAGCATCTGAACACCAGCTCACACCCTCTTCCACTCCTCCAGATGTCCATATGG AGTGCCACTCTGATTCTCCTGGTGGTCAGTGCATCATGATGATGCAGGAACCACTGGTGGGTGCTGAAACAGTGGTGCAGCCTCATGGAGGACTCGGAGGCCCTGAAATACAATCCATGCTGGATGTAGGGAGTCTGTTTCGACTTAATTCTGTGGACCAGatgaaggaggagagagagg GTGTGGCTGACCTTATAGATGAATTCATGTCATCAGATG
- the lrrcc1 gene encoding leucine-rich repeat and coiled-coil domain-containing protein 1, whose product MAVGELCLIDKDISSLLEVPLKSDITSLNLHCNRLSKIEGLTTAWHLRHLDLSSNRISCVEGLGSLSSLRTLNLSCNNITKVEGLSGLMNLTRLNLAYNKISDLTGLLYLHGAEYKLKHMQLHGNRLDSMNHLLQCMLGLHNLRAVTLRMDGVDNPVCSLPGYREMVLQSLQQLSTLDGEDRLGNCPPPGDESPMDVPGLEDFLEFLISTDASANGDQIPADAPVLTPRIDEVLTQFRHRGRAVGTSAKEDSSQPGPPRGDSTSDKQTNDLRIKKLEQQVSQLFHKTPASGGPDASQARQSVVRKAKRDTDQTSESECDSGKENQQRSRIPCPRGNTRNKLVKQAKGKRSDSESDAQKQQSSKLTAGTRRRAAVQSLSSKNAASSVRRGFKAGRTTPDKSSHQTEEETYRAIVEERDEERERRWKAEQAVKKLTEQVKCLQTKASEEKELQSMALHTTDRLKELLLKERSEKAGLQIRVEELEERCRTAAEQLEHLRSQEDQNKRALRSLEECVSQEETLRTRYKAEEMKRRQELENRCAVLKREVEILRVSLRQNKDKLQQLQELLTSREEAHRKELSERLLPGGPEFREAVGKEVMAVERSYAQRRTEMEQKLADAQQQYAALEDEFRMALTIEAKRFSEVKEGFDLMSAQLLEVKAALTESQLKEKQSGSLVPELTAMVKEQKARIAELIKSKREAVTELKTRVRSLEVVAEEDRRLSVQFELLKKEKSKLISQLTAQDSVIEGLRAERKLWGQELAQQGASLAQDRGRLEARIEVLSTELETQKKQNEKDNDALRIKAKIVDDQTETIRKLKEAVQERDEQLRKVREENLQTQKRFQQQLEEQTVSAAELQDTVDKLSLRKEELKQQLLDKEAEMAELKEAYSASSRKWQDKADLLSRLESQVKRMKEGFDAKEKALMDEKEKATQAHKAAIEKLHCVDDAFRRQLESLQATHQAELLRLAADKQKQIEQANQRVYQVEEEMRELLEETESNKRAMEEKMRRLTSVLKDF is encoded by the exons ATGGCTGTTGGAGAGCTCTGTTTAATCGATAAAGACATTTCAAG TTTATTAGAGGTTCCACTGAAGTCTGATATCACATCTTTAAATCTCCACTGTAACCGACTGTCAAAGATAGAAGGATTAACCACAGCATGGCACTTAAGACATCTGGATCTGTCGTCCAATCGCATCTCGTGCGTCGAGGGCCTTGGCTCCCTTTCTTCATTACGTACCTTAAACCTGTCCTGCAACAACATCACCAAAGTGGAAG GTCTCAGTGGGCTGATGAACCTCACAAGGTTGAACTTGGCTTACAATAAAATCAGTGACCTCACAG GTCTCTTATATTTGCACGGAGCTGAATACAAACTGAAACATATGCAGCTTCATGGAAATCGTTTGGACAGTATGAACCATTTACTGCAGTGCATGTTGGGATTGCACAATCTAAGGGCAGTTACTCTCAGAATGGATGGTGTGGATAATCCAGTCTGCAGTCTTCCAG GCTACAGGGAAATGGTCCTGCAGTCCCTGCAGCAACTCTCCACTCTGGATGGCGAAGACAGACTGGGGAACTGTCCTCCTCCAGGAGACGAGAGTCCTATGGATGTGCCTGGCTTAGAGGATTTCTTGGAATTTCTGATTTCAACAGATGCTAGTGCCAACGGAGATCAA ATCCCAGCAGATGCTCCAGTCCTCACTCCCAGGATTGATGAAGTTCTTACTCAGTTTCGACACCGTGGCAGAGCTGTGGGGACGTCTGCTAAGGAGGACAGCTCTCAGCCAGGACCACCTAGAGGAGACTCCACTTCAGATAAACAGACAAATGATCTCCGCATCAAAAAACTGGAACAGCAGGTCTCCCAACTGTTCCACAAG ACTCCAGCAAGTGGGGGCCCTGATGCCAGCCAAGCGCGACAGTCTGTTGTACGGAAAGCAAAAAGGGACACTGACCAGACATCAGAGAGCGAATGTGACAGTGGGAAAGAGAACCAACAGCGTTCAAGAATTCCTTGCCCCAGAGGCAACACAAGGAACAAGCTGGTGAAACAGGCCAAAGGCAAGCGATCAGACAG TGAATCAGATGCACAAAAACAGCAGAGCTCAAAGCTTACTGCTGGCACCAGGCGGAGGGCAGCTGTCCAAAGCCTGAGCAGCAAAAATGCAGCATCCTCAGTGAGGAGGGGTTTCAAAGCTGGCCGGACTACTCCAGACAAAAGCTCCCACCAAACAGAAGAGGAAACCTATAGG gcaATAGTGGAGGAGCGGGATGAAGAGCGGGAGCGGCGCTGGAAGGCAGAGCAGGCCGTAAAGAAGCTCACAGAGCAGGTGAAGTGCCTGCAGACCAAGGCCAGTGAGGAGAAGGAGCTGCAAAGCATGGCCCTACACACAACTGATAG ACTGAaagaactgttgctgaaggagcGCTCAGAGAAAGCAGGTCTGCAGATTCGAGTGGAGGAGCTGGAAGAAAGGTGCAGAACTGCAGCCGAGCAGCTGGAGCATCTGCGCAGCCAAGAGGACCAGAACAAGAGGGCGCTGCGCAgtctggaggagtgtgtgtcgCAGGAAGAGACACTAAGGACCAGATACAAGGCTGAGGAG ATGAAGAGGCGGCAGGAGCTGGAGAACAGGTGTGCTGTCCTGAAGCGAGAGGTAGAAATACTTAGAGTGTCGCTTCGGCAGAATAAAGACAAACTTCAACAACTGCAAGAGCTCCTGACCTCCAGGGAGGAGGCACACAG GAAGGAGCTGTCAGAGCGGCTGCTCCCTGGTGGACCTGAGTTTCGGGAGGCTGTGGGGAAGGAGGTGATGGCTGTTGAGCGGAGTTATGCTCAGAGACGGACTGAGATGGAGCAGAAGTTGGCTGATGCCCAGCAGCAGTATGCTGCACTGGAGGACGAGTTCCGCATGGCTCTTACCATTGAAGCTAAGCGCTTCTCTGAG gTCAAGGAGGGATTTGACCTCATGTCTGCTCAGCTCTTAGAGGTGAAGGCGGCTCTGACTGAGTCTCAGCTGAAAGAGAAGCAGTCAGGGTCCCTGGTGCCAGAGCTCACAGCTATGGTGAAAGAACAGAAAGCTCGAATAGCTGAGCTCATCAAAAGCAAACGCGAGGCTGTAACAGAATTAAAG ACACGAGTAAGGTCACTGGAGGTAGTAGCAGAGGAGGACAGGCGTCTGAGTGTACAGTTTGAGCTactgaagaaagaaaagagcaaGCTTATCTCCCAACTCACTGCACAGGATTCTGTCATAGAAGGTCTTCGGGCAGAGAGGAAACTCTGGGGGCAGGAGCTGGCCCAGCAAG GAGCTTCCCTTGCCCAGGACCGAGGTCGATTGGAGGCCAGAATTGAAGTTCTGAGCACTGAGCTTGAGACCCAgaagaaacaaaatgaaaaggaCAACGATGCACTGAGAATCAAAGCTAAGATTGTGGATGATCAGACTGAGACTATCCGCAAGCTAAAAGAG GCGGTGCAGGAACGAGACGAGCAGCTTCGCAAAGTTCGTGAGGAGAATCTTCAGACTCAGAAGAGATTCCAGCAGCAGCTAGAGGAGCAGACAGTTTCAGCAGCTGAGCTCCAAGACACCGTGGATAAGCTCAGCCTCAGGAAAGAGGAACTTAAACAACAGCTTCTCGACAAGGAGGCTGAGATGGCTGAACTCAAAGAAGCTTACAG TGCCTCAAGCAGAAAATGGCAGGACAAGGCAGATCTACTGAGCAGGCTGGAGAGCCAGGTGAAACGTATGAAGGAGGGCTTTGATGCCAAAGAGAAAGCGCTAATGGACGAAAAGGAAAAAGCAACCCAAGCACATAA GGCAGCTATTGAGAAGCTTCACTGTGTGGACGATGCTTTCCGCAGACAACTGGAATCTCTGCAAGCTACTCATCAGGCAGAGCTGCTACGATTGGCTGCTGACAAACAGAAACAGATAGAACAAGCCAATCAGAGG GTTTACCAGGTGGAGGAAGAGATGAGGGAGCTGCTGGAGGAAACTGAGAGCAACAAGAGAGCAATGGAGGAGAAAATGAGACGCCTTACCAGTGTGCTCAAAGACTTCTGA